A single Megachile rotundata isolate GNS110a chromosome 9, iyMegRotu1, whole genome shotgun sequence DNA region contains:
- the LOC100883255 gene encoding uncharacterized protein LOC100883255 isoform X4: MEKENSASGGGGGGGGGGGGGEAAATATPGATSASEKLQADQANPLLDPTALFGAYWPRGDSAASSLFGGMPSGYGLGAHHLPSAYAILGRGGSAPGFGGHTPASAPPPPPYSHSSLGTLSVAASQAASLGINPASAAWWTMASHLAAQDYLARLQGAASLSGFPPGAESLLPPYPASLLNPPSLSSHKSSKSKSSKSHKTTAASSGSSTTPSMTSSSLPVSTQAPPVTSSHHSTSVSSTQNSQTNVVSSAKEGSDPSSILGGVRLPPDTEIIKYTSSIVGPKVPGTTNRGRKKTISLDTPSVSVHPPPSVPALSAHQTNTTTTSLMMEPRKYNRAATESNDYREPVDRVEVIKLPAHSTNGSVLPAPTSYTTTTNANNTSDSDAPLNLSLKPSTTSGSSPISGSQPLSQLSNLSQSLLASDRTSRRKPGPKPRRVPQNSVPVPASPSPSLAQLFAAADSPQRPSSGSEESESASTTHHKDGRPRNLGRGVSKPKKNTVASLLAQSRALGIKPTPTLDPSVPLSHQVSLLRSNILAAQLHATATGQGDDKNQRSLQEKMKNKLLEASGEESNMDVTSESGSNTDVVTDTDDDNVDGVSSAKRRKVKPSERDLQVPLERGWKRETVIKGLGKSGVIKGDVSYYSPCGKTFRSSPDLAKFLEQQNPPELTTANFSFSSRPLVGEFLQPTMGLAEAEFVRLGAQEVARRLEELRAAGGFRDARTNNQYEREKLAYAKKLAKEEAQRHKEQARLIKEQEKSERQEAVRREREIRNQQLLEGRKRLAFTIKQKMKIIQEIERGKSKSDVARELGLASSTVATIWKNRESIAESWRNRDMMQQHTDREEETKKLSSSAASNLVSVTSLVTNTVLSTSTANTNNSNALPAVVVAPPQVQVVPPLPPPPPPLPLTTTTSTTVVPSASQPTLPSTTISSTSSTGTTTTTTAAANNVGLDNTQQAQTQTQSQEILEARKKRQEEVEKIRLEEQQRKQQERELKRQQAVMMKEQMYMQELTKQREMLYTVELERERRRQHMTLVRALENRRKMEEREKKRIEARAERIATKEKRAEQRKMEMELIEQIRKPVEDMELTDHRPLPEIKRIPGLKLSGQAFADIVMVFEFLHNFGETLGFDMDSLPSLKSLQLALLNDEEAEEEMLSVMTHLLVCAIEDPGIPQPARHTTGLGQSLRQADITHANISEVLRIYLYANATGEVKALTGVCLERERDKKFADHHQNGGDYASTCSGKNAQFYEHLHNNETWRMSERLRDKPFLALNPTHKAQMLAFLCNELLQNKAVIRQIEGSLETVAQLRKERFVLDTKIRKLRQLHSRKVRMEAVGVIVNKTGDTITIEKKEVDEEGNTTSTAVGTTPTPDEIHHEDEVEDMSENESEGTQPEEEEDKNLSGEELGKKLDKLLKQSEEQLQKLNSSSKQLRAHIFGQDRYWRRYWELACAGGIFVEAMESAEPEILELQAELDEKYKNMPVEDTKSEANQEESKSNAENRENEAPNDVKEEKKFNSNEQEEDVKPLLDKTKSEVEDVNCKKEPVQNCGSENSTNVKEEKKVDVDGSMTDAKTNVTSEEIKQETEVVNMDVDTKEETKKEHEEMDEEMKPNVKMEDKIVETIPNGDKFNHVNNLHNGKELNGTFISNNSNEFNWFSILPRETCDTPGPSTKQIFGIAEPTELRIPVFPPPASPNYDRCDSPAPLILTQDEAAQLEYLKVHGLPPPGEAKPVPKDLRYGWWRIQDVDTFQELLEHLHSRGVREKELKRTTWATMESFLAVTGRINVDPGNLTATELKSTPDDPDTPIPQPDNPENWSEQVALRVDAQLLEQVEALEDKVANASMQVKGWKLPPRAGTEEAEEIEKLNEMEKVSAVEQARQRLLSLEAAIERRYLKPPLGVCTGDPNLAALKAEQAAAANANSSNSDQSNQTPVPPEETTPRGLNNWREATARAHTSAQLAMALYMLEASIAWDKSIMKAVSLTPARNSVCVKLRNRCVSLKATTQYKQLLTTSQASNCQFCHSGDNEDKLLLCDGCDRGYHTYCFRPKMENIPDGDWYCHECMNKATGERNCLVCGKRVGKNLVLCELCPRAYHTDCHNPVMPKIPRGKWYCSNCHSKQPKKRNSSRRSHTKGGGTRESESSDHPPASPTPSTASNTHVEDVSSSEPATPTASPRKEGNNRTLTKKQQRELAPCKVLLEQLEQQDEAWPFLLPVNTKQFPTYKKIIKTPMDLSTIKKKLQDSVYKSRDEFCADVRQMFINCEVFNEDDSPVGKAGHGMRSFFEMRWTEITGAPPPHPQTHS; encoded by the exons CATATTGGCCTCGGGGCGACAGCGCAGCTTCGTCGCTATTCGGTGGAATGCCGAGTGGATATGGGTTGGGGGCCCATCATTTGCCATCGGCTTACGCCATCCTGGGCCGTGGAGGATCCGCTCCTGGTTTCGGGGGCCATACACCGGCGTCTGCTCCACCGCCACCCCCGTACTCCCATAGCAGCCTTGGCACTCTGAGCGTGGCTGCCAGTCAAGCTGCGAGTTTAG GCATCAACCCTGCCAGCGCAGCATGGTGGACGATGGCCTCGCATTTGGCAGCACAGGACTATCTCGCGAGGCTACAAGGGGCTGCAAGTCTTTCCGGATTCCCGCCTGGTGCCGAGAGCCTGCTGCCACCTTATCCTGCCTCTCTACTTAATCCCCCGTCCCTTTCGTCTCACAAGTCCAGTAAGT CTAAGTCAAGCAAGAGTCACAAGACGACGGCAGCCAGCAGCGGCAGCTCGACGACGCCGAGCATGACAAGCAGCAGTTTGCCGGTGTCGACTCAAGCACCGCCGGTCACGTCCTCTCATCACAGTACCTCGGTCAGCAGCACGCAAAATTCGCAAACGAACGTCGTCAG TTCTGCGAAAGAGGGCAG CGATCCCAGCAGTATATTAGGAGGTGTGCGACTGCCTCCCGACACGGAGATCATCAAGTACACTTCGAGTATAGTCGGTCCAAAGGTTCCTGGGACAACGAACCGCGGAAGGAAGAAGACCATATCCTTAGACACGCCGAGTGTCAGTGTACATCCACCACCTAGTGTACCTGCTCTCTCTGCTCATCAGACGAACACCACCACGACGTCGTTGATGATGGAACCCAGGAAATACAATCGCGCGGCG ACCGAGTCGAACGACTACAGGGAGCCAGTGGATCGTGTAGAAGTGATCAAATTGCCAGCGCATTCTACCAACGGTTCCGTTCTACCGGCACCTACGTCCTACACAACCACCACGAATGCTAACAACACGAGCGACTCGGATGCTCCGTTGAATCTCTCCCTGAAGCCCTCGACGACGAGCGGTAGCTCGCCCATTTCTGGTAGTCAACCGCTCAGTCAGCTCAGTAATTTAAGCCAGTCGTTACTTGCCTCTGACAGAACGT CGAGACGAAAGCCCGGGCCGAAGCCGCGAAGAGTGCCCCAGAACTCGGTGCCGGTGCCAGCCTCGCCGAGTCCATCGTTGGCGCAGTTATTCGCCGCAGCGGATTCGCCACAACGGCCAAGTAGCGGAAGCGAGGAAAGCGAGAGTGCTAGCACGACCCATCACAAAGATGGTCGACCGAGGAACCTGGGACGTGGCGTGTCCAAACCGAAGAAGAACACCGTCGCCTCGTTGCTGGCTCAAAGCAGAGCCCTGGGGATTAAACCTACGCCCACCTTGGACCCTAGCGTGCCATTGTCTCACCAGGTCTCGCTATTGAGGTCGAACATTCTGGCTGCACAGCTGCACGCCACCGCCACGGGTCAAGGTGACGATAAAAATCAG CGGTCTTTGCAGGAGAAGATGAAGAACAAACTGCTGGAGGCGTCCGGCGAGGAAAGCAACATGGACGTGACCAGCGAAAGCGGAAGTAACACGGATGTTGTGACGGACACCGACGACGACAACGTGGACGGGGTATCCAGCGCGAAGAGGAGAAAGGTGAAGCCCAGCGAGAGGGATCTACAGGTTCCTCTGGAACGTGGCTGGAAACGGGAGACTGTCATCAAGGGATTAGGGAAGTCGGGAGTGATAAAGGGTGACGTGTCTTATTACAGCCCTTGCGGAAAGACGTTCAGGAGCAGTCCGGATTTGGCGAAG TTCTTGGAGCAACAGAATCCACCCGAGCTGACTACCGCGAACTTTTCCTTCTCGTCTCGTCCTCTGGTGGGCGAGTTCCTGCAGCCGACAATGGGCTTAGCGGAGGCGGAATTCGTTAGGTTGGGTGCACAGGAAGTGGCGAGAAGATTGGAGGAGCTGAGAGCCGCGGGTGGTTTCAGGGACGCGAGAACAAACAATCAGTATGAAAGGGAGAAGCTCGCGTACGCGAAGAAACTCGCGAAGGAAGAAGCACAGCGACACAAGGAACAGGCTAG GCTGATCAAGGAACAGGAAAAATCGGAGAGACAGGAAGCAGTGAGACGAGAACGAGAAATTCGAAATCAGCAGTTGCTCGAG GGTCGAAAGCGGCTAGCGTTCACGATCAAGCAGAAAATGAAGATCATCCAAGAGATCGAACGCGGTAAGAGCAAGAGCGACGTGGCGCGCGAGCTGGGTCTGGCTAGCAGCACGGTGGCCACCATCTGGAAGAATCGGGAGAGCATCGCCGAGAGCTGGAGGAACCGAGACATGATGCAACAGCACACCGATCGCGAAGAGGAGACGAAAAAGCTATCGTCGTCCGCCGCTTCGAACTTGGTCTCCGTGACGTCGTTGGTAACCAACACGGTGCTCAGCACGAGCACCGCCAACACCAACAATAGCAACGCCTTGCCGGCCGTCGTGGTGGCACCTCCGCAGGTGCAAGTGGTACCTCCACTGccaccgccaccaccgccaCTACCATTGACGACAACCACCTCCACGACGGTCGTGCCCTCGGCCTCGCAACCGACGCTGCCATCCACAACTATCTCCAGCACATCGTCCACCGGCaccacaaccaccaccacagcCGCCGCCAACAACGTCGGCTTGGACAATACCCAGCAGGCCCAGACCCAGACGCAAAGTCAGGAGATTCTGGAG GCTCGGAAAAAACGGCAGGAAGAGGTGGAGAAGATACGACTGGAAGAGCAACAACGGAAGCAACAG GAACGAGAACTGAAGCGACAGCAAGCAGTCATGATGAAGGAACAG ATGTACATGCAGGAGCTCACCAAGCAGCGCGAGATGCTCTACACCGTCGAGCTG GAGAGGGAGAGAAGGAGACAACATATGACGTTGGTACGTGCTCTCGAAAATCGTCGGAAGATGGAGGAAAGGGAGAAGAAGCGGATAGAGGCGAGGGCTGAAAGAATCGCGACGAAAGAGAAACGCGCTGAACAGAGGAAGATGGAGATGGAACTCATTGAACAGATCAGGAAACCCGTCGAAGATATGGAATTAACAG ATCATAGACCACTGCCAGAAATTAAACGAATACCCGGTCTCAAGTTGTCGGGTCAAGCATTCGCGGACATTGTTATGGTGTTCGAGTTTCTGCATAATTTTGGAGAGACTTTAGGCTTTG ACATGGACTCCCTCCCGAGTCTAAAGAGTCTCCAGCTAGCCCTGCTCAACGACGAGGAAGCGGAAGAAGAAATGTTATCAGTGATGACGCACCTACTGGTATGCGCCATCGAGGACCCAGGAATTCCACAACCCGCTAGACACACCACAGGATTAGGCCAAAGCCTACGACAAGCTGACATAACGCACGCAAACATCAGCGAGGTGCTACGAATCTATTTGTACGCGAATGCCACCGGTGAGGTGAAAGCGTTGACCGGGGTCTGTCTGGAACGAGAACGCGACAAGAAGTTCGCCGATCATCATCAGAACGGTGGAGATTACGCTTCGACCTGTTCAGGAAAGAACGCTCAGTTCTATGAACATCTGCACAACAACGAAACCTGGAGGATGTCTGAAAGATTGAGGGACAAGCCGTTCTTGGCTCTGAATCCAACGCACAAGGCGCAGATGCTCGCGTTCCTCTGCAACGAGCTGTTGCAGAACAAGGCTGTGATCAGACAGATCGAAGGGAGCTTGGAGACGGTGGCACAACTTAGGAAGGAGAGATTCGTTTTGGATACTAAGATCAGAAA GCTGAGACAATTGCATAGTAGAAAGGTGCGTATGGAAGCAGTcggtgtgatcgtgaacaaGACCGGAGACACCATTACCATCGAGAAGAAGGAAGTCGACGAGGAAGGTAACACCACATCGACGGCAGTGGGAACAACGCCTACTCCTGATGAGATCCATCACGAGGACGAGGTTGAGGACATGTCTGAGAACGAGAGCGAAGGAACTCAGCCTGAAGAG GAGGAAGACAAGAATCTGTCCGGCGAAGAGCTTGGCAAAAAATTGGACAAACTATTGAAGCAATCAGAGGAGCAGCTGCAGAAACTGAACAGCTCCTCGAAGCAACTGCGAGCGCACATATTTGGCCAGGACAGGTACTGGAGAAGGTACTGGGAGTTGGCCTGCGCTGGTGGTATCTTCGTGGAGGCTATGGAGAGCGCCGAACCGGAAATCCTAGAGCTCCAGGCTGAGCTAGATGAAAAGTACAAAAACATGCCGGTGGAAGATACGAAGTCGGAGGCGAATCAAGAGGAGAGCAAGTCGAATGCTGAGAATCGAGAGAACGAGGCTCCGAACGATGTTAAAGAGGAGAAGAAATTTAACTCGAACGAACAAGAAGAGGACGTGAAGCCTTTGTTGGATAAAACGAAATCTGAAGTGGAGGATGTGAACTGCAAGAAGGAACCTGTGCAAAATTGTGGCTCGGAGAATTCGACGAACGTGAAGGAGGAGAAGAAGGTTGATGTGGATGGTTCGATGACGGACGCTAAGACGAACGTCACTTCAGAAGAAATTAAACAGGAGACAGAGGTTGTGAACATGGATGTGGACACGAAGGAGGAGACGAAGAAAGAGCACGAAGAGATGGACGAAGAGATGAAGCCTAATGTGAAGATGGAAGATAAAATCGTTGAGACGATTCCGAATGGCGACAAGTTCAATCACGTTAACAATCTTCATAATGGAAAGGAACTGAACGGCACATTTATTTCTA ATAACAGCAACGAGTTCAACTGGTTTTCGATTCTACCGCGAGAAACCTGCGACACTCCAGGACCGAGTACCAAACAGATATTTGGAATAGCTGAACCCACCGAGCTGAGAATACCAGTGTTCCCTCCACCGGCTAGTCCAAATTACGACAGATGCGATAGTCCAGCACCTTTGATCCTGACCCAAGACGAAGCAGCGCAGCTGGAGTATCTGAAAGTACACGGTCTACCTCCTCCGGGAGAGGCTAAACCAGTACCAAAGG ATCTGCGATACGGTTGGTGGAGAATACAAGACGTCGACACGTTTCAAGAACTGTTGGAACACCTTCATTCCCGCGGTGTTCGCGAGAAGGAATTAAAACGTACAACCTGGGCGACCATGGAGTCCTTCCTGGCCGTCACAGGTAGAATCAACGTGGACCCCGGCAACTTAACTGCCACGGAACTGAAATCTACACCTGACGATCCCGATACACCGATCCCGCAACCGGATAATCCTGAGAACTGGAGCGAGCAAGTCGCCTTACGCGTGGATGCGCAACTTTTGGAACAGGTCGAGGCTCTCGAGGACAAGGTCGCCAATGCCAGCATGCAGGTCAAAGGCTGGAAGCTACCTCCACGGGCGGGCACCGAGGAGGCtgaagaaattgagaaactgaacgAGATGGAGAAAGTGAGCGCTGTCGAACAGGCGCGACAAAGGTTACTGTCTTTGGAAGCTGCGATAGAGAGGAGATACTTGAAACCACCGTTAGGCGTTTG TACGGGCGATCCGAATTTGGCAGCCCTAAAGGCTGAACAGGCGGCGGCTGCAAACGCAAACTCGAGTAATTCGGATCAGAGCAATCAGACACCGGTGCCGCCGGAGGAAACGACTCCAAGAGGTCTGAACAACTGGCGAGAAGCAACAGCACGAGCTCACACATCGGCTCAGCTCGCCATGGCACTGTACATGCTGGAGGCCAGCATCGCCTGGGACAAGAGCATCATGAAGGCTGTGAGTCTAACACCAGCTAGAAACTCGGTCTGCGTCAAGCTACGAAACCGCTGCGTCTCACTCAAAGCTACCACTCAGTACAAACAGCTATTGACTACTTCTCAGGCCTCT AACTGTCAGTTCTGTCACAGTGGAGATAACGAAGACAAGCTGCTACTGTGTGATGGTTGTGATCGCGGCTATCATACTTACTGTTTCCGTCCAAAAATGGAAAACATTCCTGATGGTGACTG GTATTGTCACGAGTGCATGAACAAAGCAACAGGGGAACGAAATTGCTTGGTATGCGGAAAAAGAGTTGGTAAAAACTTAGTGCTATGTGAACTCTGTCCACGGGCTTATCATACCGACTGCCATAATCCTGTTATGCCAAAA ATACCAAGGGGAAAATGGTATTGTTCTAATTGCCACAGTAAACAACCAAAGAAGAGAAATAGTAGTCGAAGGAGTCATACCAAAGGAGGAGGCACCAGAGAAAGTGAAAGTTCTGATCATCCACCAGCTAG TCCAACGCCGTCAACGGCATCGAACACGCACGTAGAGGACGTCAGTTCGTCGGAACCGGCAACGCCTACCGCCTCGCCGAGGAAGGAGGGCAACAATAGGACGCTCACGAAGAAACAACAACGAGAGCTGGCTCCTTGTAAGGTGCTACTCGAACAGTTGGAGCAACAGGACGAGGCCTGGCCGTTCCTTTTGCCGGTGAACACCAAACAGTTTCCGACCtacaagaaaattattaaaacaccCATGGATCTCAGTACGATCAAGAAGAAATTGCAGGACTCCGT GTACAAGTCTCGCGATGAGTTTTGCGCCGATGTCAGACAGATGTTCATCAACTGCGAGGTATTCAACGAGGACGACAGTCCCGTGGGGAAGGCTGGACACGGGATGCGCAGTTTCTTCGAAATGCGTTGGACCGAGATTACAGGCGCGCCACCCCCACATCCGCAAACGCATAGCTGA